One stretch of Solenopsis invicta isolate M01_SB chromosome 16, UNIL_Sinv_3.0, whole genome shotgun sequence DNA includes these proteins:
- the LOC105203453 gene encoding flavin reductase (NADPH) yields the protein MRRVVIFGSTGTTGLCSLRTAVEKGLEVKAFVRDKTKIPEDLKDKVEAVVGDVTNAEDVANAVAGTDAVVVVLGTRRSLSPTTALSQGMQNIIDAMKAHNVELISVCLSEFLFHDFEKTPAIYKNVTKEHQRMYDITKSSGLKWVAIFPPYIGYEAPKSKYTVLFDSSPGRQISKHDLGECLVECLENPDYYQKTLGIANTS from the exons ATGAGGCGAGTCGTAATATTTGGCAGCACGGGGACCACTGGGCTATGCTCTCTGAGAACCGCCGTGGAAAAGG GTCTAGAGGTGAAAGCTTTCGTAAGAGACAAGACTAAGATACCTGAAGATCTTAAAGATAAAGTTGAAGCAGTTGTTGGAGATGTCACTAATGCGGAAGACGTTGCAAATGCTGTAGCTGGAACAGATGCTGTCGTGGTAGTACTTGGTACCAGGAGAAGCTTGA GCCCTACTACTGCACTATCCCAAGGAATGCAGAATATAATAGATGCCATGAAAGCACATAATGTTGAGCTCATCTCTGTATGTCTGTCAG AGTTTTTGTTTCATGATTTTGAGAAAACGCCTGccatatataaaaatgtgactaAAGAACATCAGCGTATGTATGATATAACCAAATCAAGTGGCTTAAAGTGGGTGGCGATATTTCCACCGTATATCGGATATG AAGCACCAAAGTCCAAGTACACTGTTTTATTCGATTCTTCACCTGGACGACAAATCTCCAAACACGACTTGGGTGAATGTCTCGTTGAGTGTCTCGAGAATCCAGATTATTACCAAAAGACACTCGGCATCGCGAACACATCATGA